A DNA window from Nitrospira sp. contains the following coding sequences:
- a CDS encoding ATP-dependent RNA helicase HrpB (MaGe:77308563), whose amino-acid sequence MSRLPIEDALSDLQQALIRSPNGLLTAPPGAGKTTRVPLALLDAPWLQGRKILMLEPRRLAARAAAQRMAATLNERPGDRVGYRMRLDTKVGPNTRIEVVTEGILTRLLQQDPSLDRYGAVLFDEFHERSLQADTGLALCLESQRLFRSDLRLLVMSATLDCGPVSQLLGNAPVIVSEGRMFPVETSYLDEPLTGYLDAAVTKTIRRALARDQGSLLVFLPGMAEIRRVERQLLDANLGSTIHIAPLHGDLPQDAQDAAIAPAPPGTRKIVLATAIAETSLTIDGIRVVIDAGLLRVPRFDPRSGLTRLETIRVTQDSAEQRRGRAGRVEPGRCYRLWTEREQAALAARRPPEMLDADLTSLVLELALWGTTDPSELAWPTPPPAGSVAQASDLLIRLGALDASGHITAHGRQMAELALHPRLSHMLLKAGPLGLTDLACDLAALLGERDLLRGPAGRQQADIRSRLDVLHGHRDRTAGATIDHGVYRRVTSTAEMWRRQLASRSAKPSANIDQDQQAVGRLLALAYPDRIAQRQGGQDSNAARYVLANGRGALFATPDPLGSEPYLAIAELDGGAQWAKIELAAPISQVEIETLYADQIVETEAVSWDEKTQAVQALRQRRLGGLLLSQKTLSKPDSTVIAATLLQGLRQAGLHTLAWTPDLRQWQARVQFLRRTEGADSPWPDLSDDTLFQTMDQWLDPYLSGITTLDRVKRMDLAQPLHALLKWDLQRQLERLAPTHITVPSGSNIRVDYESAEVPILAVRLQELFGCQDTPRVAGGKVPVMLHLLSPAKRPVQVTKDLASFWKSAYVEVKKELRGRYPKHSWPDDPLTAPPTAKAKRRTH is encoded by the coding sequence ATGTCTCGGCTCCCAATAGAAGATGCTCTTTCGGACCTCCAGCAGGCGCTCATTCGGTCCCCCAACGGGCTCCTGACCGCCCCGCCCGGTGCCGGCAAGACCACCCGCGTGCCCCTCGCCCTGCTCGATGCCCCCTGGCTCCAGGGCCGAAAGATCCTCATGCTGGAACCTCGGCGACTGGCCGCCAGGGCCGCTGCCCAGCGCATGGCGGCGACGCTGAATGAGCGCCCTGGTGACCGCGTCGGCTACCGCATGCGGCTCGACACGAAAGTCGGGCCGAACACGCGCATCGAAGTCGTCACCGAAGGTATTCTGACCCGATTGCTCCAACAAGATCCCTCGCTCGACCGCTATGGCGCCGTGCTCTTCGACGAGTTCCATGAACGCAGCCTTCAGGCCGACACCGGTCTAGCCCTCTGCCTCGAATCGCAACGACTCTTCCGCTCCGACTTGCGCCTGCTCGTCATGTCGGCCACGCTGGATTGCGGACCGGTCAGCCAGCTTCTGGGCAACGCGCCGGTCATCGTTTCCGAAGGGCGGATGTTTCCGGTCGAAACCAGCTATCTTGATGAACCCCTCACCGGCTATCTCGATGCAGCGGTCACGAAAACGATTCGCCGCGCACTCGCGCGAGATCAGGGCAGCCTGCTCGTCTTTCTTCCCGGCATGGCGGAAATTCGCCGCGTCGAACGCCAGCTGCTCGATGCTAATCTGGGATCGACGATTCACATCGCGCCGCTCCATGGCGACCTGCCGCAGGATGCGCAAGATGCGGCCATCGCTCCGGCTCCACCGGGCACGAGAAAGATCGTGCTGGCGACCGCCATCGCCGAAACCAGTTTGACCATCGACGGCATACGAGTCGTGATCGATGCCGGCCTGCTGCGCGTGCCGCGCTTCGATCCACGGTCGGGACTCACGCGGCTGGAAACCATTCGCGTGACGCAGGACTCCGCCGAACAGCGGCGCGGGCGGGCGGGCCGTGTGGAACCGGGCCGCTGCTACCGGCTCTGGACTGAGCGGGAACAGGCCGCGCTCGCCGCGCGCCGCCCGCCTGAAATGCTGGATGCCGATCTGACCTCGCTTGTCTTAGAGCTGGCTCTCTGGGGAACGACCGATCCTTCAGAACTCGCATGGCCGACCCCGCCGCCGGCTGGATCAGTTGCCCAGGCATCGGATCTTCTGATTCGCTTAGGCGCCTTGGATGCATCGGGACACATCACGGCCCATGGCAGACAGATGGCCGAGCTGGCGCTGCATCCTCGACTGTCCCACATGCTGTTAAAAGCCGGGCCACTGGGCCTCACCGATCTGGCTTGCGATCTCGCCGCGCTGCTGGGCGAACGCGATCTTCTTCGTGGACCGGCAGGACGACAGCAGGCCGACATACGCAGCAGACTCGATGTCTTGCACGGCCATCGCGACCGTACCGCTGGCGCTACTATCGATCATGGGGTGTATCGCCGCGTCACGAGTACAGCCGAGATGTGGCGCCGGCAACTCGCCAGCCGCTCAGCCAAACCATCTGCGAACATCGACCAGGACCAACAGGCTGTCGGCAGGCTGCTCGCCCTCGCCTATCCGGATCGGATTGCGCAACGGCAAGGCGGCCAAGATAGCAATGCCGCGCGTTATGTGCTGGCGAACGGCCGTGGAGCCCTCTTCGCTACGCCTGACCCGCTTGGGTCTGAACCCTACCTCGCGATTGCCGAGCTGGACGGCGGCGCGCAATGGGCCAAGATCGAGTTGGCCGCGCCGATTTCGCAGGTCGAAATTGAAACGCTCTATGCCGACCAGATTGTCGAAACAGAGGCCGTTAGCTGGGATGAGAAGACGCAGGCGGTCCAGGCGCTGCGTCAACGGCGATTGGGCGGACTGCTGCTCTCGCAGAAAACACTTTCCAAGCCGGACTCCACCGTGATCGCCGCCACATTGCTCCAAGGGCTGCGCCAGGCCGGATTGCACACCTTGGCCTGGACGCCGGACCTGCGGCAATGGCAAGCGCGCGTGCAATTTCTCAGACGGACAGAGGGCGCCGATTCGCCATGGCCAGATCTGTCCGACGACACGTTGTTTCAGACCATGGACCAATGGCTCGACCCGTATCTCTCGGGCATCACGACGCTCGATCGTGTGAAGCGCATGGATCTCGCCCAGCCGCTTCATGCCCTGCTAAAGTGGGATCTGCAACGGCAACTCGAACGCCTCGCCCCAACGCACATCACGGTCCCGAGCGGCTCGAATATCCGGGTGGACTATGAAAGCGCGGAGGTTCCAATTCTGGCCGTGCGGTTGCAAGAACTCTTCGGCTGCCAAGACACGCCCCGCGTGGCAGGCGGGAAAGTGCCCGTAATGCTGCATCTCCTCTCGCCGGCCAAGCGCCCGGTCCAAGTGACAAAAGACCTGGCTAGCTTCTGGAAATCCGCTTATGTCGAAGTGAAAAAAGAGCTCCGCGGGCGTTACCCCAAACATTCCTGGCCCGACGACCCTCTCACCGCTCCGCCAACGGCGAAAGCCAAGCGCCGCACGCACTGA
- a CDS encoding hypothetical protein (Evidence 4 : Unknown function but conserved in other organisms; MaGe:77308564), whose amino-acid sequence MLGAILSALPASLNAESGSSLPPPTFDVPFDEIDPAAAQTELTRHIAAFLHRLQTDWGASSESIRNTVTGDIARDEGEALVVAKHFANHRVLEGYNFRGGALIAGQYVVLQRPVNGLNEFIDYYEALKTSLTRAYGQPALDQSVWSNDLYQPLPDYWGIAVQMGHLRYQAGWNTSDGMITIALTGNHHSRLTIDYRRTLSIEPSQQT is encoded by the coding sequence ATGCTCGGAGCCATCCTCTCGGCCCTCCCGGCTTCGCTCAACGCTGAATCCGGTTCATCGCTGCCGCCGCCGACCTTCGACGTGCCCTTCGATGAGATCGACCCAGCCGCCGCGCAGACGGAACTCACCCGACACATCGCCGCATTTCTCCATCGCCTACAGACGGATTGGGGCGCGAGCTCGGAGTCCATTCGCAATACAGTGACCGGCGACATTGCACGGGACGAGGGGGAAGCCCTGGTCGTGGCGAAACATTTTGCAAATCATAGGGTGCTGGAAGGCTACAATTTCCGAGGGGGCGCGCTGATCGCCGGGCAGTATGTCGTTCTGCAGAGGCCGGTGAACGGATTGAACGAATTCATCGACTACTACGAGGCTCTCAAGACGTCCTTGACCCGTGCCTATGGGCAACCGGCACTCGACCAATCTGTCTGGAGCAACGATCTCTATCAGCCGCTTCCCGACTACTGGGGCATCGCCGTGCAAATGGGTCATCTGCGCTATCAAGCCGGATGGAATACATCCGACGGCATGATTACCATCGCCCTTACCGGCAATCACCACAGCCGGCTCACCATCGACTATCGCAGAACCCTGTCCATCGAGCCATCTCAACAGACTTAG
- a CDS encoding Pseudouridine synthase (MaGe:77308565), producing MNKPSTTPGPPAQQSPDNTKRVTLDRLFSKLGLASRSIAQEWIGAGRVRVNQRVVRNPDTWVAWPGDNIQLDEQPIKPGAPRFILFHKPKGIVTTHRDEQGRKTIFDVLPPELNTLHAVGRLDQATSGLLLLTNDTALSSSLTDPANRIPRRYLVTVRGEVTEATRVDSQAGLTDEGELLRCESVTIQKSSGRESHLDVTLTEGKNREIRRLFKALGHEVIRLRRIQYGPFAIDDLPPGAWREIPIEEVRQSLQSGE from the coding sequence ATGAATAAACCATCGACCACGCCAGGACCGCCGGCGCAACAGTCGCCGGACAACACGAAGCGAGTCACGCTGGACCGCCTGTTTTCAAAACTGGGATTGGCGAGCCGGAGCATCGCCCAGGAATGGATCGGCGCCGGACGGGTCCGCGTCAATCAACGCGTAGTCCGAAACCCCGATACCTGGGTGGCCTGGCCGGGCGACAACATTCAGCTCGATGAACAACCGATCAAGCCGGGCGCTCCCCGGTTTATTCTCTTTCATAAACCCAAAGGGATCGTCACCACGCATCGAGACGAGCAAGGCCGGAAAACTATTTTCGACGTCCTGCCTCCTGAACTGAACACCCTTCACGCCGTCGGACGGCTGGACCAGGCGACAAGTGGGCTGCTCCTCCTGACAAACGACACCGCCCTCTCCAGTTCCCTCACCGATCCAGCCAACCGCATCCCGCGCCGCTACCTGGTCACGGTACGCGGAGAAGTCACGGAAGCGACTCGCGTGGATAGCCAGGCGGGACTCACGGATGAAGGAGAACTATTGCGTTGCGAGAGCGTGACGATTCAGAAAAGTTCAGGGCGGGAATCGCATCTCGATGTGACGCTGACGGAAGGCAAGAACCGGGAGATCCGGCGGCTCTTCAAGGCGCTGGGGCATGAAGTCATCCGGCTGCGGCGCATTCAATACGGGCCGTTCGCCATCGACGATCTCCCGCCCGGCGCCTGGCGGGAGATCCCGATTGAGGAAGTGCGGCAGTCACTCCAATCAGGTGAATAG
- a CDS encoding conserved exported protein of unknown function (Evidence 4 : Unknown function but conserved in other organisms; MaGe:77308566), which produces MTRTQCMLGMMLGIALFVSEGFAAEPADIEKFVKARIEIGEMMTNYFKGGEQFGQGQRPSPEQMKEMGADINTKLGALLSKHGLTIEDYRGRSKDVFADEAGVKSFLSAHPDLKTRYEALPLDRMGRGGSTGRGY; this is translated from the coding sequence ATGACAAGAACACAGTGCATGCTTGGAATGATGTTGGGGATCGCGTTATTCGTGAGCGAAGGGTTTGCGGCGGAGCCGGCTGACATTGAGAAGTTCGTGAAGGCGCGCATTGAGATCGGCGAGATGATGACGAACTATTTCAAGGGCGGGGAGCAGTTCGGCCAGGGCCAGCGGCCGTCGCCTGAGCAGATGAAAGAGATGGGCGCGGATATCAATACGAAGCTCGGCGCGCTCCTCTCCAAGCACGGACTGACGATTGAAGATTATCGCGGGCGAAGCAAGGATGTGTTTGCCGATGAGGCGGGGGTGAAGAGCTTTCTCAGCGCGCACCCCGATTTGAAGACCCGATACGAGGCGCTTCCCCTTGACCGGATGGGCCGCGGCGGCAGCACTGGGCGCGGGTACTAG
- a CDS encoding hypothetical protein (Evidence 4 : Unknown function but conserved in other organisms; MaGe:77308567), translating into MITVLVFGRAIQDAVGENEFSVAVSEATTVRKLIEANVESLGPLLRFIDSREALISVNKKVGTEDTVVKDGDTVKVSFQSRMSYDGMRDIPN; encoded by the coding sequence ATGATTACCGTATTGGTGTTTGGCAGAGCGATCCAAGATGCGGTCGGGGAGAATGAATTTTCCGTTGCCGTCTCTGAGGCCACGACCGTCAGAAAGTTAATCGAAGCGAATGTGGAGAGCTTGGGGCCGCTGCTTCGATTCATCGACAGCCGCGAAGCCCTCATTTCGGTGAATAAGAAAGTGGGCACGGAAGACACCGTGGTGAAGGACGGCGACACGGTGAAAGTGTCCTTCCAATCCCGCATGTCCTACGACGGAATGAGGGATATCCCGAACTAG
- a CDS encoding Cytochrome c family protein (MaGe:77308568): MKLRKADWWFVVFAVAVIAGVSLLPTPKDRNPVIPRNAEHQAVTNEKDCIACHQPNAAKPLPVRHPKRQDCFRCHARPQ; encoded by the coding sequence ATGAAGTTGCGAAAGGCCGATTGGTGGTTTGTCGTCTTTGCCGTTGCGGTCATTGCGGGAGTGTCGTTGCTGCCGACACCGAAAGACCGAAATCCGGTCATTCCGAGGAATGCCGAGCATCAGGCCGTGACGAATGAGAAAGACTGTATCGCGTGCCACCAGCCGAATGCGGCCAAGCCTCTGCCGGTGCGCCATCCCAAGCGGCAAGATTGTTTCCGCTGCCACGCGCGTCCGCAGTAA
- a CDS encoding putative D-lactate dehydrogenase (cytochrome) (Evidence 3 : Putative function from multiple computational evidences; Product type e : enzyme; MaGe:77308569) codes for MTAPTLILPDRSRAIAADLRAQLGSEKVKDDFPTKTAYAVDASIYRMEPKAVVLVEAEEDIATTIRYAVARGIPLTPRAAGTNLTGSAIGSGIVLDVSRLNRILEVNREEKWARVQPGIVLAELNRQLGRQGLLFGPDPSSGDMCKLGGMLANNSSGPHTLRYGAVKDNVRSLRLCLASEQWLDARPYGLNEPGLENMLATVPALRELFVLLQTHADLIAAKKPTVSKNSCGYNLFGLADGLADGIFDVPKLFVGSEGTLGVVSEATIKLVDRPKATLTALIHFRHLEEVGEAVPHLLRLQPSALEVMDGNTLDLIGRVTHGIPADAAATLLVEVDADSFDVDLHERAEQMAAACRPYKLAGELTLAFDPERREQLWKARKALYPTLYRFDPQKKPINFVDDVVVRAERISELIGYLEEFFAGQRVPVAIFGHIGNGNAHIVPLLNVNDRQDFDKMVQAYHEIHATVLSRFGGSICGEHGDGRIRAEYVRKMFGDELYGLFVDVKRAFDPGNVLNPGIKISDVPFTEHIDYTRLSKSCATCAKCNAVCPVYDVFQSEDMSSRGWFEIVTSKDYSYLNSKRVVEACLNCKSCRTACPAGVDVSDLILKKRAEHPNRLTGWIFRWQARGTSFEPFLQFLGRTQPLWDRPVIRRVIEWGAAWVLKALAPTARLPHDLLLPRIASRQLRERHAVLIPKPSTQPAPGRVAYFHGCAANYFDDGVGDAVIGVLRKHGVEPALPPQRCSGTPVQTYGHQDLVRDGARFNIHSFAGYDTIVTGCASCTLMLKDYPALFADGGEKRQAENLAKKVVHIAEFVARSPEHPPMGQAVPQASRVTYHSSCHLRAAGVTKEPRKILASLPGVNFVEMPDADRCAGGAGTFIVKDYDTSRKIMARKTRAVEQVGAEVVATSCPACMIQMKNGLRERAKVKHVAQLLNEAYEAAEQNKGTSFP; via the coding sequence ATGACTGCGCCAACCCTCATTCTGCCGGACCGTTCGCGCGCCATCGCGGCGGATCTTCGTGCGCAACTTGGCTCCGAAAAAGTCAAAGACGATTTCCCCACAAAGACGGCCTATGCGGTGGATGCCAGTATCTATCGCATGGAACCTAAGGCCGTGGTCCTCGTGGAGGCTGAAGAGGATATCGCGACGACCATTCGCTATGCCGTGGCTCGTGGCATTCCGCTCACCCCTCGCGCCGCCGGGACCAATCTTACCGGATCGGCCATCGGGAGCGGCATCGTCCTCGATGTTTCCCGCTTGAACCGGATTCTTGAAGTGAATCGCGAAGAGAAGTGGGCGCGTGTGCAGCCCGGCATTGTGCTGGCGGAGTTGAACCGGCAATTGGGCCGTCAGGGGTTGTTGTTCGGGCCCGATCCTTCGAGCGGGGACATGTGCAAACTCGGCGGCATGTTGGCGAACAATTCGTCCGGCCCCCACACATTGCGGTATGGCGCTGTGAAAGACAATGTCCGGAGTTTGCGGCTCTGTCTCGCGTCCGAACAGTGGCTGGATGCGCGACCCTATGGATTGAATGAGCCGGGTTTGGAAAACATGCTGGCCACGGTGCCGGCGTTGCGCGAACTATTTGTGCTGCTGCAAACGCATGCGGACCTCATTGCCGCCAAGAAACCGACCGTGAGCAAAAATAGTTGCGGCTACAATCTGTTCGGCCTGGCGGACGGCCTGGCGGATGGGATTTTTGATGTGCCCAAGCTCTTTGTCGGCAGCGAAGGCACATTGGGCGTGGTCAGCGAGGCGACAATAAAGTTAGTGGACCGGCCAAAGGCGACGCTCACGGCCTTGATCCATTTCAGGCATTTGGAAGAAGTGGGCGAAGCGGTGCCGCACTTGCTGCGGTTGCAGCCCAGCGCGCTGGAGGTCATGGATGGCAATACGCTAGACCTGATCGGCCGGGTCACGCATGGGATTCCAGCCGACGCCGCCGCGACGCTCTTGGTCGAGGTGGATGCGGATTCCTTCGACGTCGATCTGCATGAGCGCGCCGAGCAGATGGCGGCGGCCTGCCGGCCTTATAAGCTGGCCGGCGAGCTGACGCTCGCGTTCGATCCGGAGCGTCGCGAGCAACTCTGGAAAGCGCGCAAAGCCTTGTACCCGACCCTCTATCGTTTCGATCCGCAAAAGAAGCCGATCAACTTTGTGGACGATGTCGTGGTGCGGGCCGAGCGGATCAGCGAGTTGATTGGATACCTGGAAGAATTCTTCGCCGGGCAACGGGTACCGGTCGCGATCTTCGGTCATATCGGCAACGGGAATGCCCATATCGTGCCGTTGCTGAATGTGAATGATCGCCAGGATTTCGACAAGATGGTGCAAGCCTATCATGAGATTCATGCGACGGTGCTGTCGCGCTTCGGCGGCTCGATCTGTGGAGAGCATGGCGATGGCCGCATCCGCGCCGAGTACGTCAGGAAAATGTTCGGCGACGAATTGTATGGGCTGTTCGTGGATGTGAAGCGGGCGTTCGATCCCGGTAACGTCCTCAACCCCGGCATCAAGATCAGCGATGTGCCGTTCACGGAGCACATCGATTACACGAGACTCTCGAAGTCCTGTGCGACTTGCGCGAAGTGCAACGCGGTCTGTCCCGTCTACGATGTCTTTCAATCGGAGGACATGAGCTCTCGCGGCTGGTTCGAGATCGTCACGTCGAAGGACTACAGCTACCTCAACTCGAAACGGGTGGTGGAGGCCTGTCTCAATTGCAAGTCTTGCCGGACGGCCTGTCCGGCGGGAGTCGATGTCTCCGACCTCATCCTGAAGAAGCGGGCGGAGCATCCCAATCGTCTCACCGGATGGATCTTTCGCTGGCAGGCTCGGGGGACGTCGTTCGAGCCGTTCCTTCAATTCCTGGGACGAACTCAACCTCTCTGGGACCGGCCGGTTATCAGGCGCGTCATCGAATGGGGCGCTGCGTGGGTGCTGAAGGCCCTGGCTCCGACCGCCCGGCTGCCGCACGATCTGCTTTTGCCGCGGATTGCATCCCGGCAGTTGCGCGAGCGGCATGCCGTCTTGATTCCGAAGCCGAGCACTCAGCCTGCGCCGGGGCGGGTCGCCTATTTCCACGGCTGTGCCGCGAACTATTTCGACGATGGGGTGGGAGATGCCGTCATTGGAGTGCTGCGGAAACATGGCGTCGAGCCGGCCTTGCCGCCGCAGCGTTGCTCCGGCACGCCGGTGCAGACCTACGGGCATCAGGACCTGGTCCGCGACGGGGCCCGGTTTAATATCCATTCGTTTGCCGGCTATGACACCATCGTGACCGGCTGCGCGTCCTGCACGCTGATGCTCAAAGATTATCCCGCATTGTTTGCCGACGGCGGCGAGAAACGGCAGGCGGAAAACCTGGCGAAGAAGGTGGTCCATATCGCCGAGTTCGTGGCGCGCTCGCCGGAACATCCGCCGATGGGCCAGGCTGTGCCGCAGGCTTCGCGCGTAACCTACCACTCGTCCTGTCACCTGCGGGCCGCCGGGGTCACCAAAGAACCGCGCAAAATTCTTGCGTCGCTCCCCGGCGTCAATTTTGTCGAGATGCCCGATGCCGATCGTTGCGCCGGTGGAGCCGGCACCTTCATCGTGAAGGATTACGATACGTCGCGGAAGATCATGGCGCGCAAAACCCGGGCGGTGGAACAGGTCGGAGCAGAGGTGGTGGCGACGAGTTGTCCGGCTTGCATGATCCAGATGAAAAACGGATTGCGGGAGCGGGCCAAAGTGAAACATGTGGCGCAACTGCTGAACGAGGCCTATGAGGCAGCGGAGCAGAATAAAGGAACATCTTTCCCATGA
- a CDS encoding hypothetical protein (Evidence 4 : Unknown function but conserved in other organisms; MaGe:77308570): MNTAPPPHLLRSAIADGLRRMVPRTLWPVALSLALFTAVGCGSVVPSRYMDRAVPHATLTSIAASPDNYRGRMVLLGGTIVNETMRGSQLWLHVRNRPLDEDYIPQLPPSPDDPEAAEYWVVVEAKQQFPPSHHKWADMVLAGYVAGRTPSKEVIIKLAYARGRDLDLSSYDTWDHPEYVTYVPASIAVEFIWE, translated from the coding sequence ATGAATACAGCACCCCCCCCCCATCTACTTCGGTCGGCCATCGCGGATGGCCTGCGCCGAATGGTCCCTCGGACATTGTGGCCGGTAGCGCTGAGCCTGGCGCTCTTCACGGCCGTAGGCTGCGGCTCGGTGGTTCCCTCCCGCTATATGGATCGCGCGGTTCCACATGCGACGCTGACATCGATTGCAGCCTCTCCCGACAACTATCGCGGCCGCATGGTCCTGCTCGGCGGCACAATCGTCAACGAGACCATGCGTGGGAGTCAGCTCTGGCTGCATGTCCGCAATCGCCCGCTCGATGAAGATTATATTCCGCAGCTTCCGCCAAGCCCTGACGACCCCGAAGCGGCTGAATATTGGGTCGTTGTCGAGGCAAAGCAACAATTCCCCCCTTCCCATCATAAATGGGCCGATATGGTCCTGGCGGGATATGTTGCTGGCCGGACTCCCTCGAAAGAGGTCATTATCAAGCTGGCCTATGCGCGCGGCCGCGATCTCGATCTGTCTTCGTACGATACGTGGGATCACCCTGAATACGTCACCTATGTGCCTGCCTCGATAGCCGTTGAATTCATATGGGAATAA